From Oryza brachyantha chromosome 9, ObraRS2, whole genome shotgun sequence, a single genomic window includes:
- the LOC102715510 gene encoding plant UBX domain-containing protein 8, protein MARPPQEAIDTFVSITGADEAAAVRKLEEHGGDLNMAINAHFNEGDNAVNRISQNNIPASHDDMMDLDGPLDNAFRRSLFPETLRDPFALMDPNFQQNYFDRVGSTDSFSHGPQVSHPREVREIPIEVKDSNPQTGTSGQAPIIEDVTGHESSYGPEVRGAIVIDDDDEQPSAPSLHANIDSSIQLNPSIPTAPPLVHVTDYDNDIEEEMIRAAIEASKKDAEAMTITTEQGIAQQPEGVNIREHSFDEDEIGDASGIAGRQEFATEKAGSSRQPIDEDSLEEETEDVEEQPLVRRRSRRIPFGNTESAQPVYTVDSPPSSSQPQDNLNDRQNNGDDFPSEWGGISSEEHDEAVMLEAAMFGGIPEGPRYPFSMPSHRSSSLYPRVEHAPSPALTEQRLLREQQDDEYLASLQADQEKELKAQQEAELRRLEETAAREAALEKLKQEEEERRKKQLEEEELESSLASKQASLPSEPAVDEDGAVTLVVRMPDGSRQGRRFLKSDKLRYLFDFLDIGRTFKPGTYRLVRSYPRRAFTTGEGDMSFSDLGLTSKQEALFLEQITE, encoded by the exons ATGGCGAGGCCGCCGCAGGAGGCGATCGACACCTTCGTCAGCATCACCGGCGCggacgaggccgccgccgtccgcaaGCTCGAG GAACATGGTGGCGACCTTAACATGGCAATCAATGCACATTTCAATGAAGGAGACAACGCAGT GAACAGAATCAGTCAAAACAATATACCTGCGAGTCATGATGATATGATGGACCTGGATGGACCACTTGATAACGCATTTCGAAGATCTTTGTTCCCTGAAACTTTGCGTGACCCTTTTGCACTGATGGATCCAAACTTTCagcaaaattattttgacAGAGTTGGTTCCACTGATTCTTTCAGTCATGGCCCACAGGTTTCGCACCCTAGAGAGGTGAGAGAGATACCTATCGAGGTTAAGGATAGCAACCCTCAAACAGGCACTTCTGGTCAGGCTCCTATTATCGAGGATGTCACTGGGCATGAATCTTCATATGGTCCTGAAGTTCGTGGGGCTATTGtaattgatgatgatgatgagcagCCATCTGCCCCTTCTCTTCATGCTAATATTGATAGCTCAATACAGTTGAACCCTTCTATTCCAACTGCTCCTCCATTGGTTCATGTTACTGACTATGACAATGATATAGAAGAGGAAATGATCCGGGCAGCAATTGAAGCTTCAAAAAAGGATGCTGAGGCAATGACGATT ACAACAGAGCAAGGAATAGCTCAGCAGCCAGAGGGAGTAAACATTAGAGAACATTCTTTTGATGAAGACGAGATTGGAGATGCAAGTGGAATAGCTGGAAG GCAAGAATTTGCTACAGAAAAGGCTGGATCATCTAGGCAACCAATAGATGAAGATAGCCTCGAAGAGGAGACTGAAGATGTGGAAGAGCAGCCATTGGTTAGACGTCGTTCTAGACGCATCCCTTTTGGAAACACTGAGTCGGCACAACCTGTGTACACAGTTGACAGCCCTCCCTCAAGTTCTCAGCCTCAAGATAATTTGAATGATCGCCAGAATAATGGAGATGATTTTCCATCAGAG TGGGGTGGCATTTCTTCTGAGGAGCATGATGAAGCTGTTATGCTTGAGGCTGCAATGTTTGGTGGTATTCCTGAAGGACCCAGATATCCATTCTCAATGCCATCTCATAGAAGCTCAAGTCTTTATCCCCGTGTGGAGCATGCTCCATCACCAGCATTAACTGAACAGCGGTTGTTACGGGAACAGCAG GATGATGAATACCTTGCATCACTCCAAGCTGATCAAGAAAAAGAGTTGAAGGCCCAACAGGAGGCTGAGCTCCGTCGCCTGGAGGAAACTGCTGCAAGAGAAGCTGCCCTTGAAAAACTGAagcaagaagaggaggaaaggCGTAAAAAACAACTGGAGGAAGAG GAGCTAGAATCCAGTCTTGCATCGAAGCAAGCATCCTTGCCGTCAGAGCCAGCTGTAGATGAGGATGGCGCTGTCACACTTGTAGTCCGCATGCCTGATGGTAGTCGACAGGGGCGTCGCTTTCTGAAATCTGATAAACTTAGG TACCTTTTTGATTTCTTAGACATTGGCAGGACTTTCAAGCCAGGAACCTACAGACTG GTAAGGTCATACCCGAGGCGTGCTTTTACCACTGGTGAGGGCGATATGTCATTTAGTGACCTTGGTCTAACAAGCAAGCAGGAAGCCTTATTTCTAGAACAGATTACAGAATAG